A genomic segment from Triticum dicoccoides isolate Atlit2015 ecotype Zavitan chromosome 1A, WEW_v2.0, whole genome shotgun sequence encodes:
- the LOC119282376 gene encoding protein ESMERALDA 1-like, translating into MQGQQVYSRLGSFGGAAPGTPSPPPPPSPSPVRGGGGSGRRTPGKSGAARGSQEAAAAAAGAAGWGAAARRAAWALLAALLRRQAVFLFAPLLYVAAMLLYMGSLPLDVVPRIITRSAPGSVYRSPQLYARLRPDMDADNSTDALATVWRQTYKGGVWRPCIHNLTNSLPESNGYIYVEANGGLNQQRTSICNAVAIAGFLNATLIIPNFHFHSIWKDPSKFRDIYDEEHFVKRLQNDVRVVNKVPDFIMERFGHNLSNVFNFKIKAWSSSKYYKDVVLPKLVEERLIRISPFANRLSFDAPPVVQRLRCLVNFEALKFSNPIATLSETLISRMREKSAESNGKYIAVHLRFEEDMVAFSCCVYDGGDEEKKEMDVAREIGWRGKFTKRGKVIRPGVIRMNGKCPLTPLEVGLMLRGMGFSNKTAIYLASGKIYKSEKTMAPLLEMFPLLQTKETLASDEELASFKNYSSRMAALDYSVCTYSEVFVTTQGGNFPHFLMGHRRYLYGGHSKTIKPDKRRLAILFDNPRIGWKSLKRHLLNMRAHSDAKGVEMKRPNESIYTFPCPDCMCRLNKTTHSKPILHTR; encoded by the exons ATGCAGGGCCAGCAGGTGTACAGCCGCCTCGGGAGcttcggcggggcggcgccgggcacgccgtccccgcccccgcccccgtccccgtcccccgtgcgcggcggcggcggctcggggagGCGGACGCCGGGGAAGTCCGGCGCGGCGAGGGGGtcccaggaggcggcggcggcggcggcgggggccgcCGGGTGGGGCGCCGCGGCCAGGCGGGCGGCGTGGGCGCTGCTCGCCGCGCTGCTGCGGCGGCAGGCCGTCTTCCTCTTCGCGCCGCTGCTCTACGTCGCCGCCATGCTGCTCTACATGGGCTCGCTCCCGCTCGACGTCGTGCCGCGGATCATCACGCGCTCCGCCCCCGGCTCCGTCTACCGCAGCCCCCAGCTGTACGCGCGCCTCCGCCCCGACATGGACGCCGACAACTCCACCGACGCG TTAGCAACTGTATGGAGGCAAACTTACAAAGGTGGTGTCTGGCGACCTTGCATACACAATCTGACAAACA GTTTGCCTGAATCAAATGGCTACATATATGTGGAGGCAAATGGTGGTTTGAATCAACAAAGGACATCG ATATGCAATGCGGTTGCTATTGCTGGTTTTCTAAATGCTACTCTTATTATCCCGAATTtccatttccacagcatttggaagGATCCAAG CAAATTCAGGGATATTTATGATGAAGAACACTTTGTAAAACGTCTACAGAATGATGTTCGAGTAGTTAACAAAGTGCCTGATTTTATAATGGAGCGTTTTGGTCACAATCTAAGCAATGTATTCAATTTCAAGATAAAGGCTTGGTCTTCTAGTAAATACTACAAAGATGTTGTTCTTCCGAAGTTAGTTGAAGAAAG ATTGATCCGAATTTCTCCTTTTGCAAACCGACTCTCATTCGATGCCCCACCTGTTGTTCAACGGTTGAGATGCTTGGTGAATTTTGAAGCTTTAAAATTTTCAAACCCAATTGCTACTCTATCGGAGACTTTAATTTCTCGAATGAGAGAAAAAAGTGCTGAAAGCAATGGGAAATATATCGCAGTGCATCTTCGTTTTGAGGAG GATATGGTTGCCTTCTCATGTTGTGTATATGATGGTGgtgacgaggagaagaaggaaatggatGTGGCCAGAGAAATAGGTTGGCGAGGGAAGTTTACAAAGAGAGGGAAGGTAATAAGGCCAGGAGTTATAAGAATGAACGGGAAATGTCCACTTACACCTTTGGAG GTTGGATTAATGCTTCGTGGGATGGGTTTCAGCAATAAGACTGCAATTTATTTGGCCTCTGGAAAGATATACAAATCAGAGAAAACCATGGCTCCTCTTCTTGAAATGTTTCCTCTTCTACAGACAAAAGAAACACTAGCATCAGATGAGGAACTTGCTTCATTTAAG AATTACTCCTCAAGGATGGCTGCACTAGACTATAGTGTTTGCACATATAGTGAAGTTTTTGTGACCACACAAGGTGGAAATTTCCCTCATTTTCTGATGGGACACAGAAGATACTTGTATGGTGGACATTCAAAGACAATTAAGCCAGACAAAAGAAGGCTGGCCATACTCTTTGATAATCCACGTATCGG ATGGAAGTCATTGAAACGTCACTTGCTCAACATGAGAGCACACAGTGATGCCAAAGGGGTCGAGATGAAAAGACCAAATGAATCGATATACACATTTCCATGTCCTGACTGCATGTGCCGCTTGAACAAAACAACGCATTCGAAACCCATACTACACACTAGATAG
- the LOC119282388 gene encoding fasciclin-like arabinogalactan protein 4 codes for MRGQGQISRRLVVLAAVAGLLLLAWAPGAAAVDVQAVLAPFPDLAGFARLLASSPVARELAGRSSLTLLAVPNADLPQSPSAFAAAAGADLADVLRYHVLLEYLSPADLRRLPAAGKLVTTLFQTTGRASADLGAVNVTAAGPGLGVVRSPAPFPGSNATVLGSVTSVPYNLSVLAVDGLIAPSGFDLAASESRPPAAVNITRVLADARGFNVAASMLEASGVAEEFEGDERGAGITVFVPTDDAFASLPAGDRLQSLPADRKAVVLRFHVLHSYYPLGSLESIVNPLQPTLATEYASQAGRFTLNITRSNGSVAIDTGVVQATITRTVFDQNPVAVFAVSKVLLPKEMFTRADSAAVVAAALAPPPAAASSMPPEPPESARTPPTKLSSPPALRGGARNGTAVSPPSSSAAKATATGRWCIALLYVLPALLPLV; via the coding sequence ATGCGGGGGCAGGGGCAGATCTCCCGCCGGCTGGTCGTGCTTGCGGCGGTGGCCGGGCTGCTGCTGCTGGCGTGGGCGCCGGGTGCGGCTGCCGTGGACGTCCAGGCGGTGCTCGCCCCGTTCCCCGACCTCGCCGGCTTCGCGCGCCTGCTCGCGTCCAGTCCCGTGGCCCGCGAGCTGGCCGGGCGGTCCTCGCTGACGCTGCTCGCCGTGCCCAACGCCGACCTCCCCCAGTCGCCCTCGGCGTTCGCGGCCGCCGCGGGCGCCGACCTCGCCGACGTGCTCCGCTACCACGTCCTCCTCGAGTACCTCTCCCCCGCCGacctccgccgcctcccggccGCCGGGAAGCTGGTCACCACGCTGTTCCAGACCACCGGCCGCGCCTCCGCCGACCTCGGCGCCGTCAACGTCACGGCCGCCGGGCcgggcctcggcgtcgtccgctcGCCCGCGCCCTTCCCCGGGTCCAACGCCACCGTGCTCGGCTCCGTCACCTCCGTGCCGTACAACCTGAGCGTGCTGGCCGTGGACGGCCTCATCGCGCCCTCCGGCTTCGACCTGGCGGCCTCCGAGTCCCGCCCCCCCGCCGCCGTCAACATCACCCGCGTCCTCGCCGACGCGCGCGGGTTCAACGTGGCGGCATCCATGCTGGAGGCCTCCGGCGTGGCGGAGGAGTTCGAGGGCGACGAGCGCGGCGCCGGCATCACGGTGTTCGTCCCCACCGACGACGCCTTCGCCAGCCTCCCCGCCGGCGACCGGCTCCAGTCCCTCCCCGCCGACCGCAAGGCCGTGGTGCTCCGCTTCCACGTCCTCCACTCCTACTACCCGCTGGGGTCGCTGGAGTCGATCGTGAACCCGCTGCAGCCGACCCTGGCCACCGAGTACGCCAGCCAGGCCGGCCGCTTCACCCTCAACATCACCCGCTCCAACGGCTCCGTGGCCATCGACACCGGCGTCGTGCAGGCCACCATCACGCGCACCGTCTTCGACCAGAACCCCGTCGCCGTCTTCGCCGTCTCCAAGGTGCTGCTCCCCAAGGAGATGTTCACCAGGGCCGACTCGGCCGCCGTCGTCGCCGCGGCCCTGGCGCCCCCGCCGGCGGCCGCCAGCTCGATGCCGCCGGAGCCGCCCGAGAGCGCGCGGACGCCGCCGACGAAGCTGTCCTCGCCCCCCGCGCTGCGCGGCGGGGCCAGGAACGGCACCGCGGtttcgccgccgtcgtcgtcggcgGCAAAGGCAACGGCAACTGGGCGGTGGTGTATAGCATTGTTGTATGTACTACCAGCACTGCTGCCTCTGGTATGA